The window aaggatacatataggggggcGGTGGTGTTATTGGGCAGCAGAATATACGAGGCCAGGGCGGTATCGATCGTAGAGGCGGTTTAATATTATCGTTTTATCGTCGCGATAACTGCAGTTCTGGGTGAATAAGGTTAGGGGATCTGTAGGGGGAGGATGATGGCGTCAGGAGAGGCTAGCGTTGTTGCTCTGTAAGTTGGAGTAGAATTGAATGAGGACGTTGTCATTGGATTGGCATTTGGTAAGGGTGTTAAGGAAGAACAAGTCTATGCGGGTGCAGTTTCTCTCGGGGGGGCTGAGGCGCACCATATGAAAGCCATACGTGGTCAGAGGTTGGATAAGCTGACTTTGAAAAGAATGATGGCGTCTTTCTTGAGGATGGCCCATTAGGTTTTAAGCTTAGCCACGGTTTTGGACAGGATGTAGTTTACTCCAAGCAATGAGATAACTAGAGATCTTCAAGTACTGATAATCCGTGAAAGACAGCTGCACATCTCTGAAATTTGAAGTTATTAACAAAGCGGAAGTTGGAAACTGGGAGCTCCAGAAACGGAAAGTTTTATCGTTTTCTTATGATAGCTATAGAGGGGTGGGATTAAGCACTGCCCCATTTAGTAGTTTCCTTTTTCATTCCTCGTATGCTCCTGAAAAGGCGATTAAAACGAAGAAATGATATCAAGATTGAGATATTTAATTGGTTATCGTGCATAGTTTGTCTCTTCTTCACTCCTTTTGGAACAGAAGGCATCCACAAAGTCTCTTCattgttattaatttattaGCATTGTATTGAATGCTGCACAAGTGATAAGTTTATAGCAGAGATACAAGCACAAAGCGGAGCACTAACATTCATGACTACCGGGATTCGAAGCCATTGTAATAAGATCGAATTCTCCACTTATCTACTTACTACAGCATCAAATGACCGGGAAagctttatttattttactcctaaattaaaaatacaatcTGGAAGTATTTGAACCTCATAACATGTTTATATATCCGATAATACCGCCCTTGAGCGAACATTTGGATAGAATAACTAAACTAAATCATGATGAATAATGAGAATATGTAGCATTATATCTGTTTCTCTATACTTCTATATTGAATTAAAACTAATTAATTGATTGATTactttttccagaaaaaaaagtttcaactcTTATGGTGAACGCTCGGAAGGGAataccaaattttgaaatacaatATTAAGGATATTGTTTGTTGATTGTTAACTTTcttcgatatatatatataaaaaaattctgGATCTACCACAAAATCCAGGTGTGCGGAAGAGTCGTCAGTGTTTTAATAAAAAACATGTCAAAAAGCTTATTCAAAGAAAGATTATTTAGAACAACCAAGCAACTGTCTGAGAAGTTTCAAAGCAAATGCAGAACAAAACGCGAAATGAGAACAGTATTTATAAAAACCATGACATTTTTTATCGTATAGAATGAAAGAAACGGATGGTGTATAGTAATGCAGAGGAAAAAATGAGAATATTTATATCAACGAAGACTATGGGAATGCCAAGTGAACCGCACATAACTCTAATGCAacgaaatttttatattttgcttaAAAGAAGCTGGAAGCTAGGTAAATAAGAGCAGTCTTTATTCAATTGCTTTCTCTCTGTAACTTCTCCTATCAAAACCTAActgatttttttgtattttgttcTAGCCTAGCAACAAAGTATATACACACTTCAAAATATGGAAGCTGAATTGTAAATTGGGATATTTGATAGTATTTTTAGGGGTCTTTGTAAAAACTGAAGGAAACTCAGAGACTTGGAAAAGCTTTTAAATTGGCGATCTACATATATgaactatatatgtatgtatataaaatcTATGAATAAATAAGAAGAATGGCGTTACAACAAAATCGTATTCTACGTTTCTTAATGGTCTTGACGGCTGTCCTATTAACGATTTTCATTTATGCATCATACTATTCAAATACTGTAATGACTTTGCCTGCGAGGTTACATGCATCTGCTTCAACTACATTATCACTTTCGGCCAACGTTCAAAAGCAACATGCTAAGAATATAGTTGGTGGAAATGCTATTATAATTACGGATAAAGGGCATGGCGGCAAAATTCTACAACAATTAAacaatggtcagttaagatttatttattgctatgtaaattttagatttctagaatgtttcgttcatatttatataatattccAGCCTGATTGGTTTTTTCTATATATATTATTCCTTCCAGATGAACTGAATAATACCATGTATCGGCTTTATACAAACGAAAGTGCAGCAAGATCATCATCACCTATAATTTCGAATGCTATAACAAACTTCAATCAGAAACACTTTGATGTCCTACCGAGTAAGTTTATTAAGTAAAAAGTTAAATCAAGCATCAAATAGAAAATATAGTGCTTTTTGATTTCTATTGGAGGATATAGAGATAACCTTCTCTAACTTGAAGTGCAATTAGAGCACAGAACTCTTTAATCTATGATGTGTCCTTTGTCAGGAATAAATGTCTTAGCAAATGGGGATTTCCCCTCAATGTCTTCTTATTGTTAACTTATTATATAGTATGCTATAAGAAgataaatgaaaaattcaattacAGATGTAACGTCGAATTCTTCATCAAGCGGCGTAGCACTGACGTCAAATATGAAAGTTTTAAATGTAACGGCTGCTAATCCTTTGCATGCTAAAACGAAAACTATAACAAACGCCAATCAGATTGATCCATTAAAAGGTGTACGAACTGGAGATATCTACGAGAGTGGTTATCAAAATATTGATCGACAATTATGCGCGGAAGAAGGTGCTCATATTAAATTACTTGTGTTAATAACATCGGCgccaaaaaatcaggaagctcgcCTCGCTATACGACAGACTTGGGGGCACTATGGAACACGTCGTGATGTTGCTGTTGCCTTCGTTCTTGGACGCACCACGTCTCAGCAAATGGAAGATACGCTAAATGCTGAAAGCAGTCTTTACAGCGATTTGATTCGAGGACAATTCATTGACAGTTACAACAATCTTACCCTGAAAACTGTTTCAATATTAGAATGGGTTGATCGTTTCTGTCCGAAAGCATTATTTGTACTAAAAACTGATGATGACATGTTTATTAATGTACCAAAGCTTCTAATCTTCGTAGATAAACATCGTAACGATAAGCGAACTATATATGGGCGGTTAGCCAAAAAGTGGAAGCCTATCCGCAACCAGAAATCGAAGTATTACGTTTCACCTATCCAATTTTCATCAGCTGTTTACCCACAGTTCACAACAGGACCGGCATATTTGATTACATCAGATGTTATTCATGATCTATATCTAAAATCCTTAGAGCAGACCTATTTGAAACTTGAAGACGTTTACACGACAGGTATCGTCGCGCAATTGTTAAATATAAAGCGGGTACATGTTAATGAGTTTCTGAATCGAAGGATAGCGTTCAATCCTTGCAATATTCGTAAAGCAATTAGTGTACATATGATCAAAAGTAACGAACAATTTGATTTGTGGAAAAAACTGTTAGACACATCAGCGAAGTGTAAATAGTGTTCACATATGTTTTCATAGTGGCATAACGGATATAGATTACCATATGGTTTTCGTATCAAATAttatgtttagtttttttttcaatatgatTAAATAAAGACCAGCTCTTTACCAAAAGGCCAAGAAGAAATATTACAAGCACATTATATGCAGCAAATGTTATGCAagccatatttcttttcagctaAGTTTAATCCTTTTTCCATCCTTGTTCCTAacaatgcatttttttttttgcttgaagCAAGCGCTTTTTCTAGATTATTTCATTACTTgtagaataataaaaaattgacgGCGGATTAATCCGGGGCACGGTGTGATGGTTGAGATGGTTAGGGCGTCAGCTTTACGATCTCGACGTCGtgcccgggttcgaatcccggttataatcatggatgtttgtgattgTCTAGGGGGCTAGCACAATGAGCTGACTAAAGGTTTGAGTGCAGGAGCTACAGTTCCCCCTTTTTTTCCAAAAGAAAATATAGTTTGGGCACTTGATTTCTAGACAATAACGGTGAGCCAacaagcaatgtggtcagcattatgcaCGATTGGGATTGTTACtccgatttgactcaagtacacaTTTACCACAATCTTCCTTTGTAATAGATTATTCCGATAATTACAAAGTCCGCCATACATGATTAGTTCCATATGGACGTAGCATTTATGCCCTATTTGGCTCTTTAGAAATGCATATAATGTGCAATTATCAAAGTCTTCAATTATCATTTATTAGCTGCATAGAATTCGGAAAAATTGTATGTATCATTCGCATCTATTTGTTGGGAAATTGATATAATGCATTCTTGAGTGATCTACATAGTAATTGACATCATCACTATATAGCCTTTTGTGTAATCCCTACTGGTTCTTAAAATCATAAGATGGGACTTTGTTTGGGCTGAACATTCCATACTTTTCGAAGTAGTTGTTTATATTACGAGAATTATCCtattttaaattattgttttattgAACTGTTGATAAATgtattaattttagtttccATAGATAGATATATGGTTTGATTGCCAAATGAATACAATAAGACAAAGTATAATTTTCTATTCTATTTCCTAGGTTACGAAAAAATAAGTTTACAGAATTTAGAACAATGTTACTTAATGCTCCCCCAATAACCTCACAACTGGGTAAAGTTTaagtgaaatataaaatttacaaaaaatttatatgatcaaaatattcatatatatatagtgtGTAAACAAATGTTTGTATCATAAAATTTGAATATGAACAAATTGGGATATTCAACACGGAACGATATTATAATAATAGAAGAGTTatctattttatatatattttttgttgtaACATTATTTGAAGTGGAAACTTTTACAGGttgcaaaataaataataaacacgAATCGAGAAAACAAGGTCATTGATTTAAAAGAAACATTACTAAGTGCAGAGTTTATACAAACCTTAAGAATTAGGACAAGTGTATAAAAGAAgaatttcttcaaattaaaataaatataataatagaaaACCATATACCAGATACGGAGGAACGTAGCGTGGATAATTTGGCATACGTGAAGGGTAATATGGATGCGAATACGTACATCgatatttaaacaaaaattgcaTGCTAGCGCACAGAAATTGGATATTCGTCAACATTCaccccatcttggcattcagatcattcaTCAAGATCACAACCTCTCCTGAATTGCGtggaattgctcatagaaagcatccttatcTGGTATATCGGAAATTTCCCTTGGTGGTGCAAAAGGGTGGTATAAATATGCTCATGTGGGGGTCTCAAGTGAAAGAGCTCAATACCACCACTTCTTTTGCAGGTGGGCAAATCGTGGCTTGGGTTGGCGTGGACACAGTAAGGCAAATAATATGGCAATCTGAGACGATAATACGGAAGAAAGTGAAATTGAAACCAGCGTTTACGGGCGAACATAAATTGAAGCCGTATCCATGAAAAGGCACGTCCACTGGAAGAAAAAATGGTGGAAAGTTCTTTCCATTGACGAAAGGA of the Hermetia illucens chromosome 7, iHerIll2.2.curated.20191125, whole genome shotgun sequence genome contains:
- the LOC119660750 gene encoding beta-1,3-galactosyltransferase 5-like; this translates as MALQQNRILRFLMVLTAVLLTIFIYASYYSNTVMTLPARLHASASTTLSLSANVQKQHAKNIVGGNAIIITDKGHGGKILQQLNNDELNNTMYRLYTNESAARSSSPIISNAITNFNQKHFDVLPNVTSNSSSSGVALTSNMKVLNVTAANPLHAKTKTITNANQIDPLKGVRTGDIYESGYQNIDRQLCAEEGAHIKLLVLITSAPKNQEARLAIRQTWGHYGTRRDVAVAFVLGRTTSQQMEDTLNAESSLYSDLIRGQFIDSYNNLTLKTVSILEWVDRFCPKALFVLKTDDDMFINVPKLLIFVDKHRNDKRTIYGRLAKKWKPIRNQKSKYYVSPIQFSSAVYPQFTTGPAYLITSDVIHDLYLKSLEQTYLKLEDVYTTGIVAQLLNIKRVHVNEFLNRRIAFNPCNIRKAISVHMIKSNEQFDLWKKLLDTSAKCK